In the Pleuronectes platessa chromosome 8, fPlePla1.1, whole genome shotgun sequence genome, one interval contains:
- the adad1 gene encoding adenosine deaminase domain-containing protein 1 gives MFPSSDSLQGSEDCWAKLLMKNLPVTPGPTEAYKYPPAPMTSKGPSKHIHDQKGKKSFTPAYRLKPTVSPQTLIDRYMQGETHAVSMLHELAMTLQFHLEMKETVTTGNIPGLYFAFCAVIDGVEYRTGMGTTKKDAKLKAAELALEDLLPTLGSVESGLPEASDAPPLLPVREEPSLSDVYPCRANHEKRSSVNLQLPQAVRDQLTQLMSSHLEFSACAGTTAAFIVQTPSGCEVVALGTGNFNTKESGSSSGRILHDSHAVVTARRSLMRFLYRHLLMFFSKTANLTEKSVFEQSGSGGLLSLKSGISLHLYVNQLPKGAAQIPSRLRLNPLSVSAWQANNEISLHLSVEGKVFSVFSSSFDHSPSTAVSMSATDKITQWQVLGYQGALLSHFLEPVYVQSILIGDSCCRDIRGMEMSVSQRVEGITSQLPMFYCMMRPHISLAPSVATDSNDGGQLTYGINWSEGDGSLEVVDGLQGKTIEESPFKSGSALASRLCKAAMLHRFKLVAIEAQRQDLLATSSYREAKRMAKPYQEAKTMLRTYLSQQGFGSWLVKLSVEENFSM, from the exons ATGTTTCCATCTAGTGATTCGTTGCAAGGATCCGAAGACTGTTGGGCTAAACTTCTCATGAAGAACTTGCCCGTGACACCGGGACCGACCGAAGCATACAAATATCCGCCTGCTCCGATGACCTCGAAAGGGCCGAGCAAGCATATCCATGaccaaaaagggaaaaaatcaTTCACGCCTG CTTATCGTCTCAAGCCGACGGTATCGCCTCAAACGCTGATTGACAGATACATGCAAGGTGAGACGCACGCCGTGAGCATGCTCCATGAGCTCGCAATGACTTTGCAGTTCCACCTGGAAATGAAAGAAACGGTGACGACAG GCAACATCCCGGGGCTCTACTTTGCCTTTTGTGCGGTGATTGATGGCGTCGAGTACAGGACCGGCATGGGAACGACCAAGAAGGATGCCAAGCTGAAGGCGGCAGAGTTGGCTTTGGAGGATCTGCTGCCCACCCTGGGAAGTGTGGAGTCTGGTCTTCCTGAGGCCTCAG ATGCCCCTCCACTCCTCCCAGTAAGAGAGGAGCCCTCCCTCTCTGATGTGTATCCCTGTAGAGCCAATCATG AAAAGAGGAGTTCTGTCAACCTGCAGCTCCCTCAGGCCGTCAGGGATCAGCTCACTCAACTGATGAGCAGCCACCTGGAGTTCTCTGCGTGCGCGGGCACCACGGCAGCTTTCATCGTTCAGACCC cCAGCGGGTGTGAGGTGGTCGCTCTCGGCACCGGGAACTTCAACACCAAAGAGAGCGGCTCATCCAGCGGACGGATCTTACACGACTCGCATGCTGTCGTCACCGCCAGGAGATCTCTCATGAG GTTTCTGTACCGGCACCTGCTGATGTTCTTCAGCAAAACGGCCAATCTGACGGAGAAGTCGGTCTTCGAGCAGAGCGGCAGCGGCGGCCTCCTCAGCCTGAAGAGCGGCATCAGCCTTCACCTTTATGTGAATCAACTGCCGAAGGGGGCGGCTCAGATCCCGTCCAGGCT GCGTCTGAACCCCCTCTCCGTTTCGGCGTGGCAAGCCAACAACGAGATCAGCCTGCACCTGTCCGTGGAGGGCAAG GTGTTCTCAGTTTTCTCATCGTCCTTCGACCACTCTCCCTCCACTGCGGTCAGCATGTCCGCCACAGACAAGATCACTCAGTGGCAGGTGCTCGGATACCAGGGAGCCCTGCTCAGCCACTTCCTCGAACCCGTCTACGTCCAGAGCATCCTCATAG GTGATTCCTGCTGCAGGGATATCCGTGGCATGGAGATGTCAGTGAGCCAGCGTGTGGAGGGGATCACCTCTCAGCTGCCGATGTTCTACTGCATGATGAGGCCCCACATCAGCCTGGCGCCCTCCGTGGCTACTGACAGCAACGACGGCGGTCAGTTGACCTACGGTATCAACTGGAGCGAGGGGGACGGCTCCCTGGAGGTCGTGGACGGTCTGCAGGGCAAGACCATAGAGGA ATCTCCCTTCAAGAGTGGATCTGCTCTGGCAAGTCGTCTGTGCAAAGCCGCGATGCTGCACCGCTTCAAGCTGGTGGCCATAGAAGCCCAGAGACAGGACCTGCTGGCCACGAGCTCCTACAGGGAGGCCAAG